GCGACGGGCGCGTCCGCCGTCCGGGTCAACGTCCACAGCGGCGCGAGAGTGACCGACCAGGGCATCGTCGAGGGGAAGGCACACGAGACGATGCGCCTGCGCGACAGACTCGACTGCGAGGTCGCTCTGCTCGCCGACGTGGCGGTCAAACACAGCACGCCGCTCGGCGAGGAGAACGTCGTCGCGGCGACCCGCGACGTGGCCGAACGCGGCCTCGCGGACGCCGTCGTCGTCTCCGGGGCGGGAACGGGGCGAGCGATTCACGCCGGACAGCTGTCGAAAGTCGCCGACGCGGCGAGCGAGGTCGGGGTCCCGACGTTCGTCGGGAGCGGCGTCACCCCGGAGACCGCGCCGGGCATCCTCACCGTCGCCGACGGCGCAATCGTCGGGACGGCGCTGAAGGCGGGCGACGAACCGGGCGACCCAGTCGACGAGGCGCGGGTACGGCGTCTGGTGGACGCGGTCGACGACCGATGAACCGGTCGACGAGGACGGTGACCGCCGCCGAACTCGGGGAACCGGGGGTAACGTACATCGTCGTCGGAGTAGAACGAAAGCCATGGCACTCAGCTACGAGCTGGCCAGTGAGATGGTCAGTGACGTCTCTCGGCCGTGGTTCGCCGACCTGCACTCCGACGTCGAGATGCGATGGCGGACCGGCGACGATCGGTTCGTCGTCTCGGTCCGCGACGAGGACAGCTACGTCGTCGGCGTCCGCCGCGAGGCCCGCCCGGAACGGGTCTACGAGACGAGCGCGCGGTTCGAGCGGTGGGCCGCGACGCTGGAGGAGGCGGTGGGCCACGCCGACGAGTTCATCCGTTACCCCGAGGACTACGTCTGAGGTACGCCGAGCACGCGGTCCGACCACCGGACCGGCGAAACCGTCCGGTTTATTACGGCTATCGGTGCAAGTTTTGCCCAGATGACCACCCACCGCGAGCCGCTGTCGTCGGTGCTGGAGACGGTCGGTGAGACCCCGCTGGTCGCCGTCCACGCCGCCCCCGACGAGGTGCCCGTCTACGCCAAACTGGAGTCGTTCAACCCCGGCGCGAGCGTGAAGGACCGCATCGGGACGTACATGCTCGAACGGATGCTCGACGACGGCACCGTCGAACCGGGCGACACCGTCGTCGAACCCACCGCCGGAAACACCGGTATCGGGTTCGCCGTCGCCGCCGGACAGCTCGACGTCGAGGCGGTCTTCGTCGTCCCCGAGCGGTTCAGCGAGGAGAAGCAGCAACTCATGCGCGCACTCGGAGCCGAGGTGGTCAACACGCCGACGGAGGAGGGGATGGAGGGAGCCATCCGGCGCGCCGGTGAACTCGCCGACGAGCGCAACGGCGTCGTCCCCCAGCAGTTCTCGAACCCGCTCAACGTCGAGACGCACTACGAGCGAACCGCCCCCGAGATAGACGAGGCGCTCGACGGCGAGGTCGGAGCCGTCGTGGCCGGCTGTGGCACAGCCGGGACGCTGATGGGCATCGCGCGGTACTTCCGCGAGCGCGACCCCGACACCTACGTCGCGGCCGTCGAACCCGAAGGGAGCGTCTACGAGCGGTTCTTCCAGGACGATCCAGACGGGCCGACCCACGGCGAGTACAAGACCGAAGGCATCGGCACGAGCGACATCGCCACGAACGAACTGTTCGACCCGGCGATGGTCGACGAACTCGTCACCGTCCCCGACGAGCGGGCACAGGAGGAACTCAAGCGACTCGCCCGCGAGGAGGGTCAGCTGGTCGCCTCGTCGGCGGGCGCGGCGAGCGTCGCCGCACGACAGGTCGCCGAGCAGATTCGCGACGGCGAGGTCGACGCCCCCTACGACTCCGTCGTGACCGTGTTCCCAGACTCCTCCGAGCGCTACCTCTCGAAGGGCATCTACGACTCATTCGAGGAGTGGCAGGGCTGAGCGCGCGACTCGTCTCCTCGACTGATTGCTACCGCGCCAGCGCTTATCCCACCGTGCGACGAGGCGGCGGTATGGCGACCACCGACGACGACGCTCGCGTCGCACTGCTCGACCCCACCGACGTCCCCGAGGAGTACCGCTACCTCTACGACGACGACGTGCTCGGCGAGTTGAACCTGTTCCGGGCGATGGGCCACGTCCCGCGAGCGATGCAGGCGTACATGCGGTTCGGGGCGGCGCTCTGGAGCGTCGGCGACCTCTCGACGCGCGAACGGGAACTCGCCATCCTCGCCGTCGCCCGGTCACAGCGGTCGCGCTACGAGTGGCACCAGCACGTCGACATCGGTCGGGAAGCGGGCGTCTCGACCGAGGAGCTCCGTCACCTCGCCCGCGACGACGATTCGGTGTTCTCCGAGCGAGAGCAGGCCATCGTACGGTACGCGGAGGCGGTCGCCGCGGGCACCGTCACCGGACCGCTGTTCGAGGCTGCACGGACCGTCACGGACACCGAGACGGTCGTCGGTCTGACGCTGCTCGCTAGTCACTACCTCCTCACCGCCCGGTTCCTCGACGCTCTCTCGATTCCGACCGAGACGGCGTTCGCGGGGTGGCTCCCCGAGGAGTGACCGGGAGAAGTGCGCTACCAGGCGGTCGCTCCGCTTGTGGCTAGAACTCCCCGTTGATGATGTCCGCGACGCGCTGGTGGTCGAACAGCTGTTCCTCGCTCGATAGCTCGGGATACGGCCCCGTGTCGTACAGCGGCCACTCCCCGAACTGCTCGGGGAAGAGCTGTTTCGCCGTCATCTCGGTCTGGAACAGGTTGAGAATCGGTCCCTGGTAGCGCGCGGCCTGCGCGTACACCCGGTCGTTCTGCACGGCGGAGAGGTCGCCGCCGACGGGGTGGTCCTCGATCGCCTGCCGCGTCGCGCTCATCGGTCGCTCCGGGTGCATCCCGCCCATCACGATGATGGCGTCGGGGTCGGCCGCCACCATGGCCTCCATGTCGACCGCGGCCCCAGAGGCGACGTCGTCGCCGAACGCGTCGACGAGGCCGAACGGCCGCGTGTGCGACGCGAGGAAGCCCGGCACGTTCACCTTGTAGACGTAGATGCTCTCGAGGTCGCTCGTTCCCGCCATCGTCACCGTCGGCCGCTCGCTCTCGGGCGGAAGGTTCCCCTCGATGGTCGCGACCATGTCGTCGCGAATCGACGCCAGCGCCTCGTAGCGCTCCCGCTCCTGGAACACCTCGGCGACCGTCTCGAACTGCTCCCAGAGCGTGTAGTACTCGTACCGGTCCGCCCACGCCTCGGGCGGGTCCTGGTGGCGAGCGCTGAGGCTGTTGCCGAACCACGGTCCCACGTTCTCGGCTATCTCGTCGATGTCGGACTCGTCCCAGTTCTCCAGCGCGTCGACGCTCGCCGGGTCGGCGAGGTGGACGTCGCTGTCGAGTTCGTAGAGGTGCTCCTTGTCGACCTGCCACGAGGAGTAGAGGCCGCTCCAGTCGAGTTCGACCCCCGGAAGACG
This region of Halomarina salina genomic DNA includes:
- a CDS encoding BtpA/SgcQ family protein; amino-acid sequence: MSDSFLDATVVGMVHLPPLPGAPRYGGDRAAIRDRALADTRALTAGGVDAVMVENFGDAPFYPDDVPKHVVAEMTALVGAVRDATPLPVGVNVLRNDAAAALSVAAATGASAVRVNVHSGARVTDQGIVEGKAHETMRLRDRLDCEVALLADVAVKHSTPLGEENVVAATRDVAERGLADAVVVSGAGTGRAIHAGQLSKVADAASEVGVPTFVGSGVTPETAPGILTVADGAIVGTALKAGDEPGDPVDEARVRRLVDAVDDR
- a CDS encoding PLP-dependent cysteine synthase family protein; amino-acid sequence: MTTHREPLSSVLETVGETPLVAVHAAPDEVPVYAKLESFNPGASVKDRIGTYMLERMLDDGTVEPGDTVVEPTAGNTGIGFAVAAGQLDVEAVFVVPERFSEEKQQLMRALGAEVVNTPTEEGMEGAIRRAGELADERNGVVPQQFSNPLNVETHYERTAPEIDEALDGEVGAVVAGCGTAGTLMGIARYFRERDPDTYVAAVEPEGSVYERFFQDDPDGPTHGEYKTEGIGTSDIATNELFDPAMVDELVTVPDERAQEELKRLAREEGQLVASSAGAASVAARQVAEQIRDGEVDAPYDSVVTVFPDSSERYLSKGIYDSFEEWQG
- a CDS encoding carboxymuconolactone decarboxylase family protein, with amino-acid sequence MATTDDDARVALLDPTDVPEEYRYLYDDDVLGELNLFRAMGHVPRAMQAYMRFGAALWSVGDLSTRERELAILAVARSQRSRYEWHQHVDIGREAGVSTEELRHLARDDDSVFSEREQAIVRYAEAVAAGTVTGPLFEAARTVTDTETVVGLTLLASHYLLTARFLDALSIPTETAFAGWLPEE
- a CDS encoding ABC transporter substrate-binding protein encodes the protein MRENDGDRGLTRRAYLASGGAVVASGALAGCSTESGPASEGNGTDDTTSAAGESQTSESGGADGSETTDGARSETESSADGPYTVSMAPMGEVEFERVPTSIFTRLTHHAGMAFALGRGNDVNAMHAPDWYDAIWNLFTPRLPGVELDWSGLYSSWQVDKEHLYELDSDVHLADPASVDALENWDESDIDEIAENVGPWFGNSLSARHQDPPEAWADRYEYYTLWEQFETVAEVFQERERYEALASIRDDMVATIEGNLPPESERPTVTMAGTSDLESIYVYKVNVPGFLASHTRPFGLVDAFGDDVASGAAVDMEAMVAADPDAIIVMGGMHPERPMSATRQAIEDHPVGGDLSAVQNDRVYAQAARYQGPILNLFQTEMTAKQLFPEQFGEWPLYDTGPYPELSSEEQLFDHQRVADIINGEF